In Lentimicrobium sp. L6, the following proteins share a genomic window:
- a CDS encoding head GIN domain-containing protein, with translation MKTKMIQFFILSLIVLFPFLSEAQDANISERTPEQNFTGLIVGGYYKIYLMNGDPKLVIHAKPSVAEKVKTEVRNGVLEISNRPIRQSNPIRIDIYSDYISDFDISGAVIVVSEEPQKPEHINFEVSGAAQVNLEVETGHIDGQVSGASILELSGKAKSISCKASGASILKTSLLQAESSDIVVSGAAGVLVTDKRTEIPEDREVNYDNEIQATDEDGEKTTYGVTYDGSTARAKFLGIKVNVDEDDETGEVTVGSHKWVYDSEGEVTHKRIRHNRFNGHWGGVGIGINGYVNDKYYYSLPEEYEYLDLLWQKSINVDLNIYEQNINLSENRNFGLVTGIGYSIHNYSFTKSFTVMQDSTYFVGAYNKGVNVRKSKIVTNFITIPVLFEFQDKNPSPLTKHRWHVSLGAIFGVRVHAHQKTYFNENNKDYNLVHAVSGDVIATATSPSYNKAKVHDNFYMRPFKMDASLRVGWGWINLYANVSLTEMFNSSKGPKLYPFSVGIMLVSW, from the coding sequence ATGAAGACAAAAATGATACAATTTTTTATTTTAAGCCTGATAGTTCTTTTCCCATTTCTATCAGAAGCTCAAGATGCAAATATAAGCGAACGCACACCAGAACAAAACTTCACTGGTCTTATAGTAGGTGGATATTATAAAATCTATTTAATGAATGGCGATCCAAAATTAGTGATTCATGCTAAGCCTAGCGTTGCTGAAAAAGTTAAAACAGAAGTTAGAAATGGTGTTCTTGAGATTTCAAACCGTCCCATCAGACAAAGTAATCCCATCAGAATAGATATTTATAGTGATTATATTTCTGATTTCGATATCAGTGGTGCGGTGATAGTCGTTTCGGAGGAGCCTCAAAAACCAGAGCATATAAACTTCGAAGTGAGTGGTGCTGCACAAGTAAACCTAGAAGTAGAAACAGGTCATATAGATGGACAAGTAAGTGGAGCTAGCATCTTAGAATTGAGTGGAAAAGCAAAATCCATTAGCTGTAAAGCCAGTGGCGCATCTATTTTGAAGACTTCTCTTTTGCAAGCTGAAAGTAGCGATATCGTGGTCTCAGGTGCTGCTGGTGTTTTAGTAACCGACAAGCGTACCGAGATTCCTGAAGACAGAGAAGTAAATTATGATAATGAAATACAAGCTACCGATGAAGATGGCGAAAAAACAACCTATGGAGTTACTTATGATGGTTCTACTGCAAGAGCAAAATTCTTAGGAATTAAGGTAAATGTAGACGAAGATGATGAGACTGGTGAAGTAACAGTGGGTAGTCACAAATGGGTTTATGATAGTGAGGGTGAAGTAACCCATAAGCGAATTCGTCACAATAGATTTAATGGCCATTGGGGTGGAGTTGGTATAGGAATCAATGGGTATGTAAACGATAAATATTACTATTCACTACCTGAGGAGTATGAATATCTAGATCTTTTATGGCAAAAATCAATAAATGTAGATTTGAATATCTATGAGCAAAATATAAATCTCTCAGAAAATAGAAACTTCGGGTTAGTCACTGGAATTGGATATTCCATCCATAATTATAGCTTTACCAAATCCTTTACCGTCATGCAAGATTCTACCTATTTTGTTGGTGCCTATAACAAAGGAGTTAATGTTCGCAAAAGCAAAATCGTCACCAATTTCATTACCATTCCAGTTTTATTCGAATTCCAAGATAAAAATCCAAGTCCTTTAACAAAGCATCGCTGGCATGTAAGCCTTGGAGCTATTTTTGGCGTTCGTGTTCATGCCCATCAGAAAACCTATTTCAACGAAAACAACAAAGACTATAATTTAGTTCATGCAGTAAGTGGCGATGTAATAGCTACAGCTACTTCACCATCTTATAACAAAGCAAAAGTTCACGACAACTTCTATATGCGTCCTTTTAAAATGGATGCCAGTTTAAGAGTGGGTTGGGGATGGATTAATTTATATGCGAATGTATCCTTAACAGAAATGTTCAACTCAAGTAAAGGCCCAAAACTTTATCCTTTCTCAGTTGGAATTATGTTAGTGAGTTGGTAA
- a CDS encoding aldose epimerase family protein has product MNITRKHYGTLSNGSNVDIIELSNDHKITIKILTYGGIIESIITPDEEGFLKNIVLGKDNLEGYEKDESSLGAIVGPTAGRISLGHFTIDDRDFSLDNNGAKHSLHGGAAGLGKKTWTAELEKRTDSVKLVLTFLAADGEGGYPGNRMFKTTYILNNKNQLLIYFDATTDKDTIINLSSHSYFNMSNEDDNIYDTLVMMNAQKALHVDGEMIPDGQIDYVLGTPYNFSRGAKLGEALKGMKEGIDRVYIINKAYGVFGISSKAVDEKSGRTLDLVTDQPGVVLYTSNHFDGSEMGRNGKPLIRHGAFCLEPQHFPDAPNHDNFPCITVRAGEIYKSRNQFTFGLVSHSHHH; this is encoded by the coding sequence ATGAATATCACTCGCAAACACTACGGAACACTCTCAAACGGCAGTAATGTCGACATCATTGAACTTTCCAACGACCATAAGATTACCATTAAAATACTTACTTATGGAGGTATTATAGAAAGCATAATCACGCCAGATGAGGAGGGGTTTTTAAAGAATATTGTTCTAGGTAAGGACAATTTAGAAGGATATGAAAAAGATGAAAGCTCTCTGGGTGCCATTGTTGGGCCAACAGCTGGGAGAATATCTTTGGGTCATTTTACAATTGATGATAGGGATTTCTCCTTAGATAATAATGGAGCAAAGCATAGTCTGCATGGTGGAGCTGCAGGTCTAGGAAAAAAAACATGGACCGCAGAATTGGAGAAACGAACAGATTCTGTGAAATTGGTTTTAACATTTTTAGCAGCAGATGGTGAAGGTGGATATCCAGGTAATAGAATGTTTAAAACCACCTATATCCTCAATAATAAGAATCAATTATTGATCTATTTTGATGCCACTACAGATAAAGACACCATCATTAATCTTTCTTCCCATTCTTATTTTAATATGTCCAATGAAGACGATAATATCTATGATACTCTAGTGATGATGAATGCCCAAAAAGCACTTCATGTGGATGGGGAAATGATTCCAGATGGTCAGATTGATTATGTGCTAGGAACACCCTATAATTTCAGTAGAGGAGCCAAACTAGGGGAGGCTTTAAAAGGGATGAAAGAGGGAATTGATAGAGTATATATCATCAATAAAGCATATGGTGTTTTTGGAATTTCATCAAAAGCAGTAGACGAGAAGAGTGGTCGCACTCTAGATCTAGTTACCGATCAGCCTGGCGTTGTCTTATATACCAGTAATCATTTTGATGGAAGTGAAATGGGAAGAAATGGAAAACCATTGATTAGACATGGTGCTTTTTGTTTGGAGCCACAGCATTTTCCTGATGCTCCAAATCATGACAACTTTCCTTGTATTACTGTTAGGGCTGGTGAAATATATAAAAGCCGCAATCAATTTACATTTGGGCTTGTGAGCCATAGCCATCATCATTAA
- a CDS encoding M48 family metallopeptidase: MKKPILAFTALLIALTFLNSCSTVPVTGRSQLNMIPSSEMLSMSFQQYDQFLAENQASQDQANAQMVKRVGQKIQAAVEQYLQQNGYADLLEGYEWEFNLVDNEQVNAWCMPGGKVVVYTGILPITKDETGLAVVMGHEIAHAVAEHGNERMSQQLMQQAGATGLMLALSEKPAETQMIWSTVYGYGSQYAVMLPYSRTHESEADHLGLIFMSMAGYNPQEAPAFWERMSSVGGAKPPEILSTHPSDDTRISNLNKWMPEAMTYYNKSGGTSTGVNSNTSGSNNSNNSETNGKPVQIIRKK; encoded by the coding sequence ATGAAGAAACCTATATTGGCTTTTACCGCCTTATTGATTGCGCTTACTTTTCTAAATTCTTGTAGCACTGTTCCAGTAACAGGTCGTTCCCAGTTAAATATGATTCCATCTAGTGAAATGCTATCTATGAGCTTTCAGCAATATGACCAATTTTTGGCTGAAAATCAAGCCAGTCAGGACCAAGCTAATGCACAAATGGTAAAACGAGTAGGCCAAAAAATACAAGCCGCTGTGGAACAATATCTACAACAAAATGGCTATGCTGATTTATTAGAAGGCTACGAGTGGGAGTTTAATTTGGTAGATAACGAACAAGTAAATGCTTGGTGTATGCCAGGCGGAAAAGTAGTAGTGTACACCGGAATCCTTCCTATTACTAAAGATGAGACTGGATTAGCGGTGGTCATGGGTCACGAAATTGCTCACGCTGTAGCTGAACATGGTAACGAAAGAATGAGCCAACAATTAATGCAACAAGCTGGGGCAACTGGCCTAATGCTAGCACTAAGCGAAAAACCAGCCGAAACACAAATGATTTGGTCCACAGTATATGGCTATGGAAGCCAATACGCGGTGATGCTTCCATATAGTAGAACTCATGAAAGCGAAGCCGATCATTTGGGATTGATATTTATGTCCATGGCAGGATATAATCCACAAGAAGCACCAGCTTTTTGGGAAAGAATGTCATCAGTTGGTGGAGCAAAACCACCAGAAATATTAAGTACCCACCCCAGCGATGATACCAGAATCAGCAATTTGAATAAATGGATGCCTGAAGCCATGACCTATTATAATAAATCGGGCGGAACAAGTACTGGAGTGAATAGCAATACCAGTGGTTCGAATAATTCAAATAACTCAGAAACAAATGGAAAACCAGTTCAAATTATTCGTAAAAAATAG
- a CDS encoding SDR family NAD(P)-dependent oxidoreductase, whose translation MNFNFQNKTVLITGASKGVGAAAAQLFANAGARVALHYNQNKEKAEAVIGSLSGENHQLFQADLVRKEAGVELVEQVINAFGNIDIIINNAGIYEEHPQEETDLESWMDVWERTINICLLAPAHISYAATPYMIKNGGGKIINITSRGAFRGEPTATAYGAAKAGLNSVSQSMAKALGNKNVFVYAVAPGFIETEMVQYLLDGEDADFYKNQSPLSRFSKPEEIAKTIAFLASEGTDYLTGGIIDVNGASYLRS comes from the coding sequence ATGAATTTCAATTTTCAAAACAAAACGGTCTTAATTACAGGAGCAAGTAAAGGTGTTGGAGCTGCTGCCGCTCAATTATTTGCCAATGCTGGAGCTAGAGTAGCTTTGCATTATAATCAAAACAAAGAAAAGGCGGAGGCTGTTATAGGTTCATTATCTGGTGAAAACCATCAATTATTTCAAGCAGATTTGGTGAGAAAAGAAGCTGGAGTTGAACTGGTAGAACAAGTGATAAATGCATTTGGAAACATCGATATCATAATCAACAATGCAGGTATTTATGAAGAGCATCCCCAAGAAGAAACCGACCTAGAATCTTGGATGGATGTTTGGGAGCGGACCATCAATATTTGTCTTTTGGCACCTGCTCATATTTCTTATGCCGCCACGCCATATATGATTAAGAATGGAGGCGGAAAAATCATAAACATCACCAGTAGAGGCGCTTTTAGAGGTGAGCCCACAGCTACAGCCTATGGTGCAGCAAAAGCAGGTTTAAACTCAGTGAGCCAGTCCATGGCCAAAGCTTTAGGAAACAAAAATGTATTTGTTTATGCGGTGGCTCCAGGTTTTATAGAAACCGAAATGGTACAGTATTTATTAGATGGAGAAGATGCAGATTTCTATAAAAATCAAAGTCCATTATCGAGATTCTCTAAACCAGAGGAAATAGCCAAAACTATAGCTTTTCTGGCATCCGAAGGTACTGATTACCTTACCGGTGGAATAATTGATGTGAATGGGGCTTCTTATTTAAGGTCTTAA
- a CDS encoding cation transporter has translation MQKTTFEVSQMDCPSEEALIRMKLESISGIQCLNFDIPKRRLEVIHFEDLEKIEQGILDLNLGGKRLNTVEFNGESIEKVHDQKQQRKLLWAVLIINFGFFIIEMVTGFISRSMGLVADSLDMLADSLVYGLSLLVVGSSIIIKKRVARVAGYLQITLASVGLFEVMRRFIYPELSPDFRMMISISFIALLANTVSLFLLQKSKSKEAHMQASMIFTSNDIIINLGVILAGGLVYWLQSSIPDLVIGTLVFIIVIKGAYRILRLGN, from the coding sequence ATGCAGAAAACAACTTTTGAGGTTAGTCAAATGGATTGTCCTTCAGAGGAGGCTTTAATCCGTATGAAATTGGAATCTATTTCTGGAATCCAATGTTTGAATTTTGATATTCCAAAACGTAGACTTGAGGTTATTCATTTTGAAGATCTAGAGAAAATAGAGCAAGGAATATTGGATTTAAACCTTGGAGGGAAAAGGCTAAACACGGTTGAATTCAATGGGGAAAGCATAGAAAAAGTCCATGACCAAAAGCAGCAAAGGAAATTGCTTTGGGCCGTTTTGATTATTAATTTTGGCTTTTTTATTATAGAGATGGTTACTGGGTTTATTTCCAGATCCATGGGTTTGGTTGCTGATAGTTTAGATATGCTAGCTGATTCTTTGGTATATGGGCTTAGCCTTCTTGTTGTTGGTTCCTCAATAATAATTAAAAAGAGAGTGGCACGAGTAGCAGGTTATTTGCAAATTACCTTAGCTAGTGTAGGTTTGTTTGAAGTGATGAGGAGGTTTATTTATCCAGAATTATCTCCCGATTTTCGTATGATGATTTCCATTTCTTTCATAGCATTATTGGCAAATACAGTCAGTTTGTTTTTATTACAAAAATCCAAGAGCAAAGAAGCACATATGCAAGCAAGTATGATTTTTACTTCCAATGATATCATTATTAATTTAGGGGTGATTTTGGCTGGAGGATTAGTTTATTGGCTGCAATCGAGTATTCCAGACTTGGTGATTGGGACTCTAGTATTTATTATTGTTATTAAAGGTGCTTATAGAATATTAAGGCTTGGCAATTAG
- a CDS encoding mechanosensitive ion channel family protein, translating to MKTILQYKNTKYSFIFLVLFYLVPNLGVGQTNDSIPAIKPIPISEITFKYESLLKSLEKIRENSKRPSFVIELDTNYQKYIFAIDSLSTKVIKDSSRYTLQRINNLIGEWNGYSLRIHNWQTDVSRHAQLLEVNLDSLEYKKSVWLKSLKYADEKEAPQEIQNRLKSAIDSTQMIDDEVSEINDHMIRLQDKLIYAQNQVSKVIDYLEIEKSNYQGRLFILDSPPLWNYQSEKSVEDYFAEIKANWADQQRILKIFYAAYTWQFIIHLFSFIILIIVFLYFRKTYSTTEFPGNDHRIKLAITTINHPIICAFALALMLSIYFYEGGPVVFFSFVTLLAAIPVIILFPKYVRIENKWVLYVVLAVFLTNEIQEFLIVNPLTNRIFQLIKAFALGFVLYKAHQSQIKSKEHVIGNPYWKKAILFLAPLFMLLILSSILANIAGAYQLSELLVNGVLDTTTYALIFFVFGAVFSSVLVILLRSKYVSSIKVFSHKNLKFESRISGLIFLYIAFLWIKIVFGAFHLLKPMIDAYEAFLDLFWQIGGVKISVGGIMSFVIILAGTFILARLVKELINDNVFPIRNSTRGLPNAFSMVIRYMIVVLGVYVALSAAGINLSEFGLMAGALGVGLGFGLQNILHNLVSGLIVSFERPIHVGDTVEVDKLHGTVTEIGVRSSKIRTFEGSEVILPNGDLLSKQVINWTLTDQKRRLEINIRTSFDANPHEVIELLKKEISLHPNVNPEPNPLCLFEGYGDSALNFRILFWVQYNVGLSTKSDVALGIYDKLKEKKIEAPIHQQRLIYQDRFPDHGHPM from the coding sequence ATGAAAACTATACTTCAATATAAAAACACAAAGTACTCCTTCATTTTTTTAGTTTTGTTCTATTTAGTGCCCAATTTAGGAGTAGGTCAAACCAATGATAGCATACCAGCTATTAAACCCATACCCATATCAGAAATTACCTTTAAGTATGAAAGCTTATTAAAATCACTGGAAAAAATCCGTGAAAATTCCAAGCGACCCTCATTCGTGATTGAACTAGATACAAATTATCAGAAATATATTTTCGCTATTGATAGCCTGAGTACCAAGGTGATAAAAGATAGCAGCAGATATACACTTCAAAGAATTAATAATTTAATTGGCGAGTGGAATGGATATAGCCTTCGAATACATAACTGGCAAACGGATGTAAGTAGGCATGCACAACTATTGGAAGTCAATTTAGATTCTCTTGAATATAAAAAAAGCGTATGGCTCAAAAGCTTGAAATATGCCGATGAAAAAGAAGCTCCACAGGAAATTCAAAACAGATTAAAATCGGCTATTGATAGTACACAAATGATTGATGATGAAGTATCTGAGATAAACGATCATATGATACGTCTTCAAGATAAACTCATCTATGCACAAAACCAGGTGAGCAAAGTCATTGACTATCTAGAAATAGAGAAATCAAATTATCAAGGTCGTTTATTTATTCTCGATAGCCCTCCCCTATGGAACTACCAATCGGAGAAATCGGTTGAGGATTATTTTGCAGAAATAAAAGCCAATTGGGCAGACCAACAAAGGATACTCAAAATTTTTTATGCTGCATATACATGGCAATTCATTATTCATCTTTTTTCTTTCATTATCCTGATTATCGTATTTCTATATTTTAGAAAAACCTATTCCACCACAGAATTCCCTGGAAATGATCATCGAATAAAACTAGCCATTACCACTATTAATCATCCTATAATATGTGCCTTCGCATTAGCTTTGATGCTCAGCATCTATTTCTATGAAGGAGGTCCAGTAGTGTTTTTTAGTTTCGTTACCTTATTAGCTGCCATACCGGTCATCATCTTATTTCCTAAATATGTTAGAATCGAGAACAAATGGGTGCTCTATGTGGTTTTAGCCGTATTCTTGACCAATGAAATACAAGAGTTCCTGATCGTAAACCCATTAACTAATAGGATATTTCAATTAATCAAAGCCTTTGCCCTTGGTTTTGTTTTATACAAAGCCCATCAAAGCCAGATAAAGAGTAAGGAACATGTGATAGGAAATCCTTATTGGAAAAAAGCAATCTTGTTTTTAGCTCCCCTATTTATGTTATTAATTCTTTCATCTATACTTGCCAATATTGCAGGTGCCTATCAGCTTTCAGAATTATTAGTGAATGGGGTTTTAGATACAACTACTTACGCCTTGATTTTCTTTGTTTTTGGTGCAGTATTCTCTAGTGTTTTGGTAATCCTTCTAAGATCTAAATATGTAAGTTCCATAAAAGTATTTTCACATAAAAACTTGAAATTCGAATCTAGAATTAGCGGATTGATCTTTCTATATATTGCCTTTTTATGGATAAAGATAGTGTTTGGGGCCTTTCACCTCCTCAAACCAATGATAGATGCTTATGAGGCTTTCCTAGACTTGTTTTGGCAAATTGGAGGAGTAAAGATATCGGTAGGGGGAATTATGTCATTTGTCATTATTCTTGCTGGAACTTTCATACTTGCTCGCCTGGTAAAGGAATTGATCAACGATAATGTATTCCCCATTCGTAATTCAACCAGAGGATTGCCAAATGCCTTCTCCATGGTCATCAGATATATGATAGTGGTATTGGGAGTTTATGTGGCCTTATCGGCTGCGGGCATCAACCTGTCTGAATTTGGTTTAATGGCTGGTGCACTTGGTGTGGGTTTGGGGTTTGGTTTACAAAACATCCTCCATAATTTAGTATCGGGCTTAATTGTAAGCTTCGAAAGACCTATTCATGTTGGCGACACTGTAGAAGTTGATAAGCTTCATGGTACTGTTACTGAAATTGGAGTTCGAAGCAGTAAGATTCGTACTTTCGAGGGCTCAGAGGTGATATTACCCAATGGAGATTTGTTGAGCAAACAAGTCATCAACTGGACGCTCACCGATCAAAAGCGAAGACTAGAAATTAATATCAGAACCTCTTTTGATGCCAATCCACATGAGGTTATTGAACTATTGAAGAAAGAAATTTCATTACATCCGAACGTAAATCCAGAACCTAATCCTCTATGCTTATTTGAAGGATATGGCGATTCGGCCTTGAATTTTAGAATCTTGTTTTGGGTTCAATACAATGTAGGCTTATCTACCAAAAGCGATGTCGCTTTAGGTATTTATGATAAACTCAAAGAAAAGAAAATTGAAGCTCCTATTCATCAGCAACGCTTGATTTATCAGGATAGATTTCCTGATCATGGTCATCCCATGTAG
- a CDS encoding porin family protein, translated as MKKLLLAILLLGMAPLANSQILISLLLGDKLNSGGIEFGLEGGINWSKINGFESHKYNRALNLGFYFDIRLKKQWSLNTGILVKSKLGTAKLSAHDLEVLEAPTYDSIGNYAQVINYFILPVLIKYKFKNHMYVELGAQGGLMYSAWTEFIRKSDNSDVSIRNFNEEKINRIDAGMTIGAGYRLLKGKGFTLGAKYYQGFTNVYKGKSGSVNSGFFLKVNIPIGAGDKEDKKVEEKG; from the coding sequence ATGAAGAAACTTCTTCTAGCCATTTTATTATTGGGTATGGCTCCCTTAGCAAATTCGCAAATATTGATCTCATTGCTTTTAGGGGATAAACTAAACTCCGGTGGTATAGAGTTTGGACTAGAGGGAGGTATTAATTGGTCGAAAATTAATGGCTTTGAATCCCATAAATACAATAGAGCATTAAATCTTGGCTTTTACTTCGATATAAGATTAAAAAAGCAATGGAGCTTAAACACAGGAATATTGGTGAAATCCAAGTTGGGAACAGCAAAACTCAGTGCGCATGATTTAGAAGTTTTAGAAGCTCCTACTTATGACTCCATAGGGAATTATGCTCAAGTGATTAATTATTTTATCCTTCCTGTTTTAATTAAATATAAATTTAAGAACCACATGTATGTGGAGCTTGGAGCTCAAGGAGGATTAATGTATAGTGCTTGGACAGAGTTTATTCGCAAATCGGATAATTCTGATGTCAGCATTCGAAATTTTAATGAAGAAAAAATCAACAGAATAGATGCCGGAATGACCATTGGAGCAGGATATAGACTATTGAAGGGGAAAGGGTTTACTCTTGGTGCCAAATATTATCAAGGATTCACCAATGTATATAAAGGCAAATCTGGTTCTGTAAATAGTGGTTTCTTTTTAAAAGTGAATATCCCCATTGGTGCTGGTGATAAAGAAGATAAAAAAGTAGAAGAAAAGGGTTAA